The Halichoerus grypus chromosome 15, mHalGry1.hap1.1, whole genome shotgun sequence genome includes a window with the following:
- the ZNF527 gene encoding zinc finger protein 527 isoform X3 produces the protein MGMAGPVSEGFIQRCHVGELQEFGLSISKPNMISLLEQGKEPWMVEKEMSDGQCADWESWYEIKELSPKWYIDEEEISQGMVMERLTSYDLKYSSFREAWKYEGEFEQHQRKQERHFRQVTALKEISAVKRDNKYNNNERSVLLKSVLSTQERVPTVEQVHKFDIYDKMFPPNSILIEHKRLPAENESLIDNECEDFNQNTYLSKDIGIPPGEKPYESNDFSNLLSFHSLLTQHQATHFGKLPHGFNDCDDAFSCYSFFTQPQRIHSGEKPFVCNDCGKAFSHDFFLSEHQRTHIGEKPYECKECNKAFRQSAHLAQHQRIHTGEKPFACNECGKAFSRYAFLVEHQRIHTGEKPYECKECNKAFRQSAHLNQHQRIHTGEKPYECNQCGKAFSRRIALTLHQRIHTGEKPFKCNECGKTFGYRSHLNQHQRIHTGEKPYECIKCGKFFRTDSQLNRHHRIHSGERPFECSKCGKAFSDALVLIHHKRSHAGEKPYECNKCGKAFSCGSYLNQHQRIHTGEKPYECNECGKAFHQILSLRLHQRIHAGDKPYNCNECGNNFSCASALRRHQKIHNRETL, from the coding sequence ACTGGGAGTCTTGGTATGAAATCAAGGAATTATCTCCAAAATGGTACATTGATGAAGAGGAAATATCCCAGGGGATGGTAATGGAAAGACTTACAAGTTATGACCTGAAATATTCCAGTTTCAGAGAAGCCTGGAAATATGAGGGTGAATTTGAGCAGCATCAACGAAAGCAGGAGAGGCATTTCAGGCAAGTGACAGCTCTTAAGGAAATCTCTGCTGTGAAAAGagacaataaatataataataatgagagaAGTGTTCTCTTGAAATCAGTACTTTCAACACAAGAGAGAGTTCCCACAGTAGAGCAAGTACATAAATTTGatatttatgataaaatgttTCCCCCAAATTCCATCCTAATTGAACATAAAAGATTACCTGCTGAGAACGAATCTTTGATAGATAATGAATGTGAAGATTTCAACCAGAATACATACCTTAGTAAAGATATAGGAATTCCTCCTGGGGAGAAACCTTATGAAAGTAATGATTTTTCAAATCTCTTAAGTTTCCACTCATTACTTACTCAACATCAAGCAACTCATTTTGGAAAATTACCGCATGGATTCAATGACTGTGATGATGCCTTTAGCTGTTATTCATTCTTTACTCAACCTCAGAGAATTCACAGTGGAGAGAAACCATTTGTATGCAATGACTGTGGAAAAGCCTTTAGCCATGATTTCTTTCTCAGTGAACATCAAAGAACTCATATtggagagaaaccatatgaatgtaaggaatgtaaCAAAGCTTTCAGACAGAGTGCACACCTTGCTCAACATCAGagaatccacactggagagaaaccttttGCGTGCaatgaatgtgggaaggcctttagcCGTTATGCCTTCCTTGTtgaacatcagagaattcacacaggagagaaaccatatgaatgtaaggaatgtaaCAAAGCCTTCAGACAGAGTGCACACCTCAATcagcatcagagaattcacactggagagaaaccctatgaatgtaatcaatgtggaaaagccttcagcAGACGCATTGCCCTTACTCTGCATCAAAGGattcatacaggagagaaaccctttaaatgtaatgaatgtgggaagaCTTTTGGCTATCGCTCACACCTTAAtcaacatcagagaattcatacaggTGAAAAGCCTTATGAATGCATCAAATGTGGGAAGTTTTTTAGGACTGACTCACAACTTAATCGACATCATAGAATACATAGTGGAGAGAGACCTTTTGAATGCAGtaaatgtgggaaagccttcagtgaTGCTTTAGTTCTAATTCATCATAAGAGAAGTCAtgcaggagagaaaccctatgaatgtaacaaatgtgggaaggccttcagtTGTGGCTCATACCTTAATcagcatcagagaattcatactggagagaaaccctatgaatgtaatgaatgtgggaaggcTTTCCATCAGATCTTGTCCCTTAGGCTACACCAGAGAATTCATGCTGGAGACAAACCCTATAACTGTAATGAGTGTGGGAATAATTTTAGCTGTGCCTCAGCCCTTAGACGACATCAGAAAATTCATAATAGAGAAACTCTCTGA